A segment of the Chitinivibrionia bacterium genome:
TTTATATTTGCTGAGAATAGAAACCGAGGGAATGCTTGCAGAAAACTACCAAATCGGAGCAACGGAGTTTTTTATAAGAACGGAAGAGTTTCTTCCAAGTTTTATTCGCCAAAATACCTCGCGCGATAGCAGATACGGAATTATTCTTGAAAACGCGGTAGTATCGGATTTCGCGAGAATTTCAGTAATCACCCCCGAACAAGCAACGGTGAATTTAGCAATTTTTGACAATTTGGGCAATGTTGTATTTTCGGCAGACGATGTAAGGGCGGGTTTCAAACCCGCCCTTACGGCAGATGGTGCAATTGTCTGGGATTTGCAAAATTTCAACGGACGTTTTGTCGCCAATGGCACATATCTAATCATTGCCGAAGCGACAACTATTAACGGACGAAGATATTTATATTCCGCGAGAATCGGCGTGAATCGGTAATATCACAAACGGTAATGGCGTATTTTGCACATACGCCATTTACCCTCCTACCTCGCATTCAAAATAATCATCTGCATTCGATTATGAATATTCGCAAGCGATGTATCGGGGTCGAAATCGAGCGATTGTATGGTTGTGCCCGGGTATTTTTCTTTTATGGCATTGGCAACGCCGCGACCTGTTATGTGGTTGGGGAGACAGCCGAACGGCTGAACTATAAGATGCGAATTTATTCCTTTTTTTATCCACGAGATTATCTCGCCCGGGATTAGCCAACCTTCGCCCGTGCGGAAAGCTATGTCGCTTATTTCTTTGGCGTATTCCGCCATTTCAAAAATGTCCGAATGCGGTTCGTAGTATTTGAATCTCCGCATTTTTTTCTCTATTGGGTTTATGGCGGCGTCGAACACTTTTTCGTAGGCAAAACCGAGGAATTTTCGCCACGCGGGGAAGCGCGAGTGTCCGCGGTCGCTCATAACGCGGAAATTTACGGCGTCTTGTCGCCAAAATTCTATTAGCGCGGGCAGAACGACCTCCATTCCGTGTTCTTCGAGGTATTCTACTATTCCGTAATTGCCTGAGTCGTGATAGTTTATCAGAATTTCGCCGATAATTCCCACTCTGGGTTTTCGCACTGTTCGGTCGCATTCTATGGAATTGAATGCTTTTATTGCGTTTTTCAGTTGTTTTAACGCCGCCAAATATCCGCGATGGCGAAGTGTTAGGCATACTTTTCTGCACCAAATTTGGTTGTAATTATCAGCAGTCCCTTTAACTTTTTCGTAGGGACGGCATTTGCGGGTCATATCGTCGATTGCGTCTATAAGCGCCATTCCTTTTACGGAAAAAAGCATAAATCTCGTCTGATTTATCTTGAAACCGGGGTGAATATTACGCACGTCGTTAAAATCGGTGGTCAAAATCGGCACGTTCTCGAAACCGTTTGCGTCGAGCGCTTTTCGGGCGAGGGCGGCGTAGTGTCCCGCGCGGCAATCTTGGCAGTTTTTTGCAAGCATTACTGCGTATTCGCGGTTTTTATCCGTGCTTTCGTTGTGTAAAAAGCGCAGGTGTTCGCCGATATTTACTTGCGCGGGAAAACATATATCGTTGTGCACAAATTTTTTGCCTAAATCAATCGCCTCGTCGTCTGCCATCGGTAGAATTTGCGTATCGTAATTTTGAGCGCGCAAGGCTTCTTCCATAAGTATAGAAAATGACGGCGAAAGGTTGGGTATGAGTATTGTCCGTCTGCGGTCTTTTTTACCGTAAATTGTTTTGTAGGGCGATAAAAAACCTTGTTTTATGGTCTCGGTTTTCTCTTTTCGGCGGATTTTTATTGTCTCTGCAAACGAGGTTATGCGTATTGATAACGGTCCTTTGTTTTCTCCCTCGTCGAGTTTTAGAGAAAGCATTGCTTTTTTGGATTTTTCGCGCAAAATTCGCTCTAATTCGTCCGTCAAAACGGCGTCGTGTCCGCAGCCGAAACTTACTAATTGCACAAGTTCTAATTCGGGGATTTGCGAAACGGCAATTGCGGCGGCAATCATACGGGTGTGGAACGGGTTGTAGGTGTCAATTCGCGTGGAAGATACCTCGATTTTATCGAAATCAAAGCACTCGTTTATTAAAACGGCAACGCCTCTTTGCGTGAAAATATCGCTTACGCCGTGATTTATGAACGAGTCGCCGTGATACGGTCTTCCCGAAAGCAAAACTCCGAATTTTTTGCTCTTTTTCAGGTCTTGCAGTATTTCGCGCCCGCGATTATGCAACTTTTTTTGGTATTCTTCAAATTTTTCCTCGGCAATCAAAAATGCGGCGAGTGCGTCCGTTTTTTTTTCATTGAGGTCGTCCGTCAAAAACGAAATTATCTGTTTTTTGCGTAATTTTGGCGATGTCCATTTGAACGCGGGCGATAGAAATTCTATCTTTTTCAGGTTCTTTTTTTCCTGTATTCGTATAACTTCGGGGTAGCCCATTAAAACCGCGCAACTCCACGACGCGTCCGCAGTCGGATTTGTTTTTAAGTTTTTGTGAATTGCGGGGAAAAATATTTTATTGACCTTTTTTTCTTTGAGCTGAGCTATGTGTCCGTGAACAACTTTTGCAGGCAGGCAAATTGTGTCGGATGGAACGGTGGAAAGCCCTTTTTCGAACACTTTTGCCGAACTTTTTGAAAGTTCTACTTTGTAGCCGAGCGCGGCAAAAAGCGTTCCCCAAAACGGAAGCGAATCGTAAAAATCCAAAACCGCGGGAATGCCTATGCTTCCTTTTTGCGGCAGGGCGGGGAATTCCTTGTTATAGTTTTTGAACAGCATTGCCTCGCGCTCGCGCATCATATCAGGGACTTTGGCAGTGTTGTTTTTGGGCGAAAGATGTTTCGCTCCTACGGAATTTGCTTCGTTATGTAGGGGCAAATCATTATTTGCCCTGACGTCGTTGTCGCTACGGTCGCTGAGCTCAGTCGAAACGTCGCCTTTTTCGCAACGATTTCCCGTTATAAAAACAGTGCCGTTTGAAAAGCGGATAATTGAACGCGAACACGCGTTTGCGCAGTGCGGACAAGCGTTTCCGTCGGAAACGGCGTATGTTAAATCTTTGAGGTTATCGAAACCTATAAATTTACTGGCGACGGTCGCCTCCCTGTTTTTTTCGTTCATTACTTAAAAATTCTTTATTTATTCGTTTGTTTTCCGTAAAAATACTATATGCCGCGCGTGGCGAAACGTATTTTCGGTGGTAAATATTTAGAAAAAGGCAAAATAAGCTATGTTTGAATACCAAAAATTTGGAAAATATTACGCGCAGGCGGCGGGTGAAACCGAAGAAATTTGCGCGAAAGAATTAGAGCAACTCGGCGCAAAAAATATTGCGCCGTCCTACAGAGGAGTGGCGTTTGACGCCGATAAAGAAACGCTTTACAGAATAAATTATTGCTCGCGGCTTTGCATTCGCATTTTAGCGCCAATCTTAACTTTTGACTGCCACAGCGCAAAATACCTAACAAAAACGGCAATGAATGTGGAATGGGACAAACTGCTGAAAATTAACCAAACATTTGCTATAAACGCCTCTGTGGGCGACAGTTATATTAAACATTCGCTTTACGCCTCGCAATGTCTTAAAGACGGGATTGCCGACTGGTTTGTCGCAAAATACGGACGACGACCGAATGTGGACGTCGAAAATCCCGACGTGCATTTTCACTTGCGAATTTACAGAAATCGTGCGATAATCAGCGTGGATACTTCGGGACTTGCGCTTCATAAACGCGGGTATCGCGTGTCGTCGGTAATGGCGCCGATGCAGGAAACGCTTGCCGCGGCAATGGTTAATTTGGCGGAATGGGACAAAAAAACGCCGATTTGGGACCCGATGTGCGGAAGCGGCACAATTTTGGCGGAAATTTTAATGCTTTATTGTAATGTTCCCGCACAATTTTTGCGCAAAAAATTCGGGTTTCAGAATTTGCCGACTTTGATGAAAAACTTTGGGAACGCATTAAAGAAGAAGAAGACGCTAAAATTATAGATTTGCCGAGCGGACTGATTTTCGGCAGCGACAAAGACCCGGACGCCATTCGCGCCACACAGAAAAATTTGGCAATGCTTCCGAACGGACAAAAAGTATCGCTGAGAGTAATGGATTTTGAAGAAAAAGAAAGTTTTGAAAACGGCGTAATAATTATGAACCCGCCTTACGGTATTCGGCTCGGCGAAACCGAAGAGGTTGCACAAATTTACAAAGAATTCGGAAATTTCCTGAAAC
Coding sequences within it:
- a CDS encoding acyl-CoA dehydratase activase-related protein, with the translated sequence MNEKNREATVASKFIGFDNLKDLTYAVSDGNACPHCANACSRSIIRFSNGTVFITGNRCEKGDVSTELSDRSDNDVRANNDLPLHNEANSVGAKHLSPKNNTAKVPDMMREREAMLFKNYNKEFPALPQKGSIGIPAVLDFYDSLPFWGTLFAALGYKVELSKSSAKVFEKGLSTVPSDTICLPAKVVHGHIAQLKEKKVNKIFFPAIHKNLKTNPTADASWSCAVLMGYPEVIRIQEKKNLKKIEFLSPAFKWTSPKLRKKQIISFLTDDLNEKKTDALAAFLIAEEKFEEYQKKLHNRGREILQDLKKSKKFGVLLSGRPYHGDSFINHGVSDIFTQRGVAVLINECFDFDKIEVSSTRIDTYNPFHTRMIAAAIAVSQIPELELVQLVSFGCGHDAVLTDELERILREKSKKAMLSLKLDEGENKGPLSIRITSFAETIKIRRKEKTETIKQGFLSPYKTIYGKKDRRRTILIPNLSPSFSILMEEALRAQNYDTQILPMADDEAIDLGKKFVHNDICFPAQVNIGEHLRFLHNESTDKNREYAVMLAKNCQDCRAGHYAALARKALDANGFENVPILTTDFNDVRNIHPGFKINQTRFMLFSVKGMALIDAIDDMTRKCRPYEKVKGTADNYNQIWCRKVCLTLRHRGYLAALKQLKNAIKAFNSIECDRTVRKPRVGIIGEILINYHDSGNYGIVEYLEEHGMEVVLPALIEFWRQDAVNFRVMSDRGHSRFPAWRKFLGFAYEKVFDAAINPIEKKMRRFKYYEPHSDIFEMAEYAKEISDIAFRTGEGWLIPGEIISWIKKGINSHLIVQPFGCLPNHITGRGVANAIKEKYPGTTIQSLDFDPDTSLANIHNRMQMIILNAR